One window from the genome of Moraxella nasibovis encodes:
- the ompR gene encoding osmolarity response regulator transcription factor OmpR: protein MTELNENIAHRILVVDDDVRLRTLLQRFLEDDGFVVRVAHDGKQMDKFISREIFSLIVLDLMLPDEDGISICKRLRAENSDIPIIMLTAKGSDADRIAGLEAGADDYLPKPFNPKELLARIKAVLRRQNRELPGAPSQQMEVVEFGPWTLDLSTRTLKRDGNVVTLTTGEFSVLKALVQHPREPLTRDKLMNLARGREWGAMERSIDVQVSRLRRLIEDNPSQARYIQTVWGVGYVFVPDGAES, encoded by the coding sequence ATGACAGAACTTAATGAAAACATTGCCCATCGCATTTTGGTCGTCGATGATGATGTGCGTTTGCGTACGCTATTGCAGCGTTTTTTGGAAGATGACGGCTTTGTGGTGCGTGTGGCGCACGACGGCAAGCAGATGGATAAATTCATCTCTCGTGAAATTTTCTCGCTCATCGTGCTGGATTTGATGCTGCCTGATGAAGATGGCATCAGCATCTGTAAGCGCTTGCGTGCCGAAAATTCAGACATTCCCATCATCATGCTCACCGCCAAAGGCTCAGATGCCGACCGCATCGCAGGCTTAGAAGCAGGGGCGGACGACTATCTGCCAAAGCCTTTCAACCCAAAAGAGCTGCTCGCTCGCATCAAAGCTGTACTGCGCCGCCAAAACCGAGAACTGCCCGGCGCCCCAAGTCAGCAGATGGAAGTGGTAGAATTTGGTCCTTGGACGCTTGATTTGTCCACCCGCACCTTAAAGCGTGATGGCAATGTCGTGACCTTGACCACAGGCGAATTTAGCGTCCTAAAAGCCCTAGTGCAGCACCCACGAGAGCCACTGACTCGTGATAAGCTCATGAATCTGGCTCGTGGGCGTGAATGGGGTGCGATGGAGCGCTCAATCGATGTGCAAGTGTCCCGCCTGCGCCGTCTGATTGAAGACAACCCATCACAAGCTCGCTACATTCAGACCGTGTGGGGCGTGGGCTATGTGTTCGTGCCAGATGGGGCGGAGAGCTGA
- the lptG gene encoding LPS export ABC transporter permease LptG, giving the protein MKSHILAHYVIRAAFLAMLGAVAGLWLLQMVFAYLGELENISDTYTLTDALWFIVYRSPYFLVQFIPTGALLGAVVGLGLLAGSSELVSMQASGVSKYRIISWAMIPASLFVMISLLVNQFILPISNQKADAISSDQPISQLIHVNGYWSVSEHEGGQDIVYISYADSEGKLGETKRYALNEHSNLTAAMRAGSGSYASSDADARYTWQLSDVDAIDIGSQGITQNHENARTLTLPIAPSDVHLLTREPDDMSLTDLYAHRQLMRHQGTSSLRHELSFWQKLWSPFAVLSLVLVASSFVFGSLRSQGLGLRIVMALLTGLLFSYLTDLTGFIALAANWSPFVMALLPIIISAAAGVYLLQRRQ; this is encoded by the coding sequence ATGAAATCGCACATTTTGGCGCACTATGTCATTCGAGCGGCGTTTTTGGCGATGCTTGGGGCGGTGGCAGGTCTGTGGCTGCTGCAAATGGTCTTTGCGTATCTGGGTGAGCTTGAAAACATCAGCGACACCTACACGCTGACGGATGCGCTTTGGTTCATTGTGTATCGTTCGCCTTATTTTTTGGTGCAGTTTATTCCCACAGGTGCGCTCTTGGGGGCGGTGGTGGGTCTTGGGCTTTTGGCAGGCAGCAGTGAGCTGGTGAGCATGCAGGCATCGGGCGTGAGCAAATACCGCATCATCAGCTGGGCGATGATTCCTGCCAGTTTGTTTGTGATGATTTCATTGCTTGTCAATCAGTTCATCTTGCCCATCTCCAACCAAAAAGCTGATGCCATCAGCAGCGATCAGCCCATCAGCCAGCTCATTCATGTCAATGGCTACTGGTCGGTGAGCGAGCATGAAGGTGGTCAGGACATCGTCTATATCAGCTATGCCGACAGCGAAGGCAAGCTTGGCGAGACCAAACGCTATGCGCTCAACGAACACAGCAACCTAACCGCCGCCATGCGTGCAGGCTCTGGCAGCTACGCCAGTAGTGATGCCGATGCACGCTACACTTGGCAGCTCAGCGATGTCGATGCCATCGATATCGGCAGCCAAGGCATCACACAAAACCATGAGAATGCTCGCACGCTGACTTTGCCGATCGCCCCAAGCGATGTGCATCTTTTGACGCGTGAGCCTGATGACATGTCTTTGACCGATCTGTATGCACACCGACAGCTGATGCGCCATCAAGGCACGAGCAGTCTACGCCATGAGCTCAGCTTTTGGCAAAAGCTGTGGTCGCCGTTTGCGGTGCTGTCTTTGGTGCTGGTGGCGTCGTCTTTTGTGTTTGGGTCGCTGCGCTCACAGGGTCTGGGGTTGCGTATTGTGATGGCGTTATTGACAGGCTTATTGTTCAGTTATTTGACGGATTTGACAGGATTTATTGCCTTGGCAGCCAATTGGTCGCCTTTTGTCATGGCGCTCTTGCCCATCATCATCAGTGCGGCGGCAGGCGTGTATTTGCTGCAAAGACGGCAGTAG
- a CDS encoding Tex family protein, protein MSEQILSAINHDAIYDKLAKEHGVRPSQVSAFARLFDEGSSVPFIARYRKEQTGGLDDALLRALEKGLGSERDLAARRLKIIELMNAQNVLTDELVARIEQAGTKLELEEIYQPYRPRRRSVSARAKLAGLEPVAKAILAGANPADALAGFGCPETLTDETGETFEADFGSFDKQLAGVQAIILDDWAQDLDLLDAVRTGFNKTASIRSELVGEEKREAGEKFKDYFEHSEPFAKLSNHRLLAMLRGRQQNVLVLHVDGEDEPFVEQIKSHFGVDASAQNGAFLADTADKLWHAKWRSQIEHRLLTERRVAAETDAIGVFAENLKHLLMTAPAGRKVILGVDPGIRHGVKMAVIDATGDVQATQTVYPFEPYNKVDEARAVIANLIKTHGVELVAIGNGTASRETETLVKAIIDDEKLSAKALVISEAGASVYSASEIASSELPDLDVSVRGAVSIARRLQDPLSELVKVEPKAIGVGQYQHDVNQAELESSLDKVTEDCVNAVGVDVNTASPAILAHIAGLNKNVAQQIVDYRRANGAFKNREELKAVPRLGVKTFEQAAGFLRIKDGTEPLDATGVHPESYGLVYEILRKADKSLGEVLGNETLAKSLNDSADNFSQTATVLAELAKPAHDPRGEFKTAKFRDDVNAIKDLAVGMVLEGVVTNVTAFGCFVDVGVHQDGLVHISELSDDFVENPASVVKPQDIVQVRVISVDEARGRIGFSMKSEKSSDKASTAKADRKADKPKSSGQRANKAKKDTRPQKIDQKTSDKMGSLGALLKQAGL, encoded by the coding sequence ATGAGCGAACAAATCTTATCAGCCATCAACCACGACGCCATTTATGACAAACTTGCCAAAGAGCATGGCGTCCGCCCAAGCCAAGTGTCGGCATTCGCCCGATTGTTTGACGAAGGCAGCAGCGTGCCGTTCATCGCTCGCTATCGCAAAGAGCAGACGGGCGGCTTGGACGATGCTTTATTGCGTGCTTTGGAAAAGGGCTTGGGGTCGGAGCGTGATTTGGCGGCAAGACGCCTAAAAATCATTGAGCTGATGAATGCCCAAAATGTCTTGACGGACGAGCTGGTGGCACGCATTGAGCAGGCTGGGACGAAACTTGAATTAGAAGAGATTTATCAGCCGTACCGCCCACGCCGTCGCTCTGTGTCTGCTCGTGCGAAGCTGGCAGGGCTTGAGCCTGTTGCCAAAGCGATTTTGGCAGGGGCAAATCCAGCCGATGCACTGGCAGGGTTTGGCTGTCCTGAGACTTTGACAGATGAGACGGGCGAGACTTTTGAGGCGGATTTTGGTTCGTTTGACAAGCAGTTAGCAGGCGTGCAGGCGATCATCTTGGACGATTGGGCTCAGGATTTGGATTTGCTTGATGCGGTGCGTACAGGCTTTAATAAGACCGCCAGCATTCGCTCAGAGCTTGTCGGCGAAGAAAAACGAGAGGCAGGCGAGAAATTTAAAGATTATTTTGAGCATAGCGAACCATTTGCCAAATTGTCCAATCATCGCCTGCTTGCCATGCTTCGTGGTCGTCAGCAAAATGTACTGGTGCTACATGTTGATGGCGAAGATGAGCCGTTTGTTGAGCAAATCAAGTCGCATTTTGGTGTGGATGCATCGGCGCAAAATGGGGCATTTTTAGCAGATACGGCGGACAAGCTGTGGCACGCCAAGTGGCGATCTCAGATTGAGCATCGTCTTTTGACCGAACGCCGTGTGGCGGCTGAGACCGATGCGATTGGCGTGTTTGCCGAGAATTTAAAGCACCTACTGATGACCGCTCCAGCAGGTCGCAAGGTCATCTTGGGTGTGGATCCGGGCATTCGTCATGGCGTAAAAATGGCGGTGATCGATGCCACAGGCGATGTGCAGGCGACCCAGACCGTTTATCCGTTTGAGCCTTATAATAAGGTGGATGAGGCACGAGCGGTGATTGCCAATTTAATCAAAACGCATGGCGTGGAGCTGGTTGCCATCGGCAACGGTACAGCCAGCCGAGAGACTGAGACTTTGGTCAAAGCCATCATTGATGACGAAAAGCTGTCCGCCAAAGCCTTAGTCATCTCTGAGGCAGGTGCGTCTGTGTATTCAGCGAGTGAGATTGCAAGCAGTGAGCTGCCTGATCTTGATGTGTCGGTGCGTGGGGCGGTGTCCATTGCCAGACGATTACAAGACCCACTGTCCGAGCTGGTTAAAGTTGAGCCAAAAGCCATCGGTGTGGGGCAATATCAGCACGATGTCAATCAGGCGGAGCTTGAATCTAGCCTAGATAAAGTCACCGAAGACTGCGTGAATGCGGTGGGCGTGGATGTCAATACGGCAAGCCCTGCCATTCTTGCTCATATCGCAGGTCTTAATAAAAATGTCGCCCAGCAAATCGTGGATTATCGCCGTGCCAATGGCGCATTCAAAAACCGTGAAGAGCTAAAAGCCGTGCCACGCTTGGGCGTGAAAACTTTTGAGCAAGCGGCGGGCTTTTTGCGTATCAAAGACGGCACCGAACCGCTAGATGCCACAGGCGTGCATCCTGAGAGTTATGGCTTGGTGTATGAGATTTTGCGTAAGGCGGACAAGTCTTTGGGCGAGGTGCTGGGCAATGAGACGCTTGCCAAATCATTAAACGACAGTGCGGATAATTTTAGCCAAACCGCCACCGTGCTTGCCGAGCTTGCCAAACCTGCCCACGACCCACGAGGCGAATTTAAAACTGCCAAATTCCGTGATGATGTCAATGCCATCAAAGATTTGGCGGTTGGCATGGTGCTAGAAGGTGTGGTAACGAATGTAACCGCCTTTGGCTGTTTTGTGGATGTCGGCGTGCATCAAGATGGACTGGTGCATATTTCAGAGCTGTCTGATGACTTTGTGGAGAATCCTGCCAGCGTGGTCAAGCCACAAGACATCGTGCAGGTTCGAGTGATTTCGGTGGATGAGGCTCGTGGCCGCATTGGTTTTAGTATGAAGTCAGAAAAATCAAGCGATAAAGCCAGCACCGCCAAAGCCGACCGCAAGGCGGACAAGCCAAAATCATCTGGACAAAGAGCAAATAAAGCCAAAAAAGACACCCGCCCACAAAAGATTGACCAAAAAACAAGCGATAAAATGGGCAGTCTTGGTGCGTTATTAAAACAAGCAGGTTTGTGA